In a single window of the Arachis hypogaea cultivar Tifrunner chromosome 6, arahy.Tifrunner.gnm2.J5K5, whole genome shotgun sequence genome:
- the LOC112696065 gene encoding probably inactive leucine-rich repeat receptor-like protein kinase At5g06940 produces MATTKFCTYPLFLLLLLLSLTFAFFIKLSSSSSEVDTLLSFKASIEDSKNALSTWSNTTSTHHCNWTGISCSISTTPPSVTSISLQSLNLSGDISASICDLPSLSYLNLADNIFNQPIPLHLSQCSSLETLNISNNLIWGTIPSQISQFSSLKVLDFSRNKIEGIIPDTLGSLKNLQVLNMGSNLLSGSVPVIFGNLTKLEVLDLSMNPTLESEIPHDIGELKNLKQLMLQGSSLHGEIPPSFVGLLGLTHLDLSENNLTGKVPQELSSSLKNLVSFDVSQNKLSGPFPSGICKGLIIHLSLHTNAFTGLIPNNSIGECKSLERFQVQNNGFSGNLPSALWSLPKVKLIRAENNRFSGQIPESVSEASQLEQVQLDNNTFSGKIPQGLGLVKSLYRFSASLNHFYGEIPPNFCDSPVMSIVNLSHNSLSGQIPELNKCRKLVSLSLADNSLTGEIPSSLAELPVLTYIDLSDNNLTGPIPEGLQNLKLALFNVSFNDLSGKVPYSLISGLPASFLEGNPGLCGPGLDNSCSDEVGRHKNGGITTLTCALISLAFVAGTAIVAGGFVLYRRSCKGNNEVGVWRSVFFYPLRITEHDLLIGMNEKSSMGNGGIFGRVYVMNLPSGELVAVKKLVNFRNQSSKSLKSEVKTLAKIRHKNIVKILGFCHSDESVFLIYEFLNEGSLRDLISRPDFKLEWSVRLRIAIGVAQGLAYLHKDYAPRLLHRNVKSSNILLDANFEPKLTDFALDRVLGEAAFQSTLDSEAPSSCYIAPEYGYSKKATEQLDVYSFGVVLLELVSGRQAEKAESSESIIDIVKWVRRKVNIANGVQQILDQRISSSTCHQEMVGALDIALRCTSVVPEKRPSMVEVVKSLQSLELRTCIANLQDQPPNEEHSNIPI; encoded by the exons ATGGCTACTACTAAATTCTGTACATACCcgttattccttcttcttcttcttctctctcttacctTTGCATTCTTTATCAAGCTTAGTTCATCATCATCAGAGGTTGACACCCTTCTGTCCTTCAAGGCCTCCATTGAAGACTCCAAGAATGCCTTGTCAACTTGGTCAAACACTACATCAACACACCACTGTAACTGGACTGGAATCTCTTGCTCCATTAGCACAACCCCACCTTCTGTAACTTCAATCAGccttcaaagtttgaatctttctggTGATATCTCAGCTTCCATATGTGACCTTCCAAGTTTGTCTTATCTCAACCTTGCTGACAACATCTTCAACCAACCCATACCTCTTCATCTTTCACAGTGCAGCTCACTGGAGACTCTAAACATCAGCAACAACCTCATATGGGGAACTATCCCATCTCAGATTTCTCAGTTTTCTTCTCTCAAAGTTCTTGATTTCAGCAGAAACAAAATTGAAGGAATCATCCCTGATACCTTAGGCTCACTAAAGAATCTCCAAGTACTTAACATGGGGAGCAACTTGCTCTCAGGTTCCGTTCCTGTTATCTTTGGAAATTTAACCAAGCTTGAGGTTCTTGATTTGTCCATGAATCCAACCTTGGAGAGTGAGATTCCACATGACATTGGTGAACTCAAGAACCTGAAGCAGCTTATGCTGCAGGGTTCTTCACTCCATGGAGAAATTCCACCTTCTTTTGTGGGATTACTTGGCTTAACTCATTTAGATCTCTCTGAGAACAATCTCACAGGTAAAGTTCCTCAAgaactttcttcttctctcaagAACCTTGTTTCCTTTGATGTCTCACAGAACAAGCTCTCAGGGCCATTCCCAAGTGGAATTTGCAAAGGCCTTATAATACATCTCAGCCTCCACACAAATGCATTCACTGGTTTAATACCAAACAATTCCATTGGTGAATGCAAGAGTCTTGAGAGGTTCCAAGTTCAAAACAATGGTTTTTCTGGTAACTTACCTTCTGCATTGTGGTCATTGCCAAAAGTGAAGCTCATTAGAGCTGAGAACAACAGATTCTCAGGTCAAATACCTGAATCAGTATCTGAAGCTTCACAATTGGAGCAAGTTCAGCTTGACAACAACACCTTCTCTGGCAAAATTCCTCAAGGTCTTGGCCTTGTTAAGAGCTTATACAGATTCTCAGCATCACTCAACCACTTCTATGGTGAAATCCCACCAAATTTTTGTGACTCACCAGTTATGAGCATTGTGAACCTCTCACACAATTCTCTCTCTGGTCAAATCCCAGAACTGAATAAATGCAGGAAGCTAGTTTCACTTTCTTTGGCTGATAATAGTTTAACTGGAGAAATACCTTCTTCTCTTGCTGAGCTTCCAGTGTTGACTTACATTGACCTCTCAGATAACAACCTCACTGGTCCAATCCCAGAAGGGCTTCAGAATCTGAAGCTTGCACTTTTCAATGTTTCCTTCAATGATCTTTCAGGTAAAGTACCATATTCCTTGATTTCAGGTCTTCCTGCTTCATTCTTGGAAGGAAATCCTGGTCTTTGTGGCCCTGGATTGGACAATTCTTGTTCTGATGAAGTTGGAAGACACAAAAATGGTGGCATTACAACCTTAACATGTGCACTGATCTCCTTAGCCTTTGTTGCTGGTACTGCCATTGTTGCTGGTGGCTTTGTATTGTATAGGAGATCATGTAAGGGAAACAATGAAGTAGGTGTTTGGAGATCAGTGTTCTTCTATCCCCTCAGGATCACTGAGCATGATCTCCTCATAGGAATGAATGAGAAGAGTTCAATGGGAAATGGTGGCATTTTCGGAAGAGTTTATGTTATGAACTTGCCAAGTGGTGAACTTGTTGCTGTGAAGAAGTTAGTGAATTTTAGGAATCAGTCCTCAAAGAGTTTGAAATCCGAGGTCAAGACTCTGGCAAAGATTAGGCACAAGAACATTGTTAAGATTCTGGGGTTCTGCCACTCTGATGAGTCAGTTTTTcttatctatgagttcttgaatGAAGGGAGCTTAAGGGATTTGATTTCGAGACCGGATTTTAAGCTGGAGTGGAGTGTTAGGTTGAGGATTGCCATTGGAGTTGCTCAGGGACTTGCATATCTTCACAAGGACTACGCGCCACGATTGCTTCACCGCAATGTCAAGTCCAGTAACATTCTTTTGGATGCAAACTTTGAGCCAAAGCTCACAGATTTTGCTCTTGATAGAGTTCTTGGAGAAGCTGCATTTCAGTCTACTTTGGATTCTGAAGCACCATCTTCCTGCTACATTGCACCAG AATATGGTTACAGCAAGAAAGCCACTGAACAATTAGATGTGTATAGCTTTGGTGTTGTATTGCTAGAGCTAGTGAGTGGAAGACAAGCTGAGAAAGCAGAATCAAGTGAATCCATTATTGACATAGTGAAGTGGGTTAGGAGGAAAGTGAATATAGCAAATGGGGTGCAACAAATTCTTGATCAAAGAATATCATCAAGCACATGCCACCAAGAAATGGTTGGAGCCTTAGACATTGCTCTCCGTTGCACCTCAGTGGTTCCTGAGAAGAGGCCATCAATGGTGGAAGTTGTGAAGTCTCTTCAGTCCCTTGAGTTAAGGACTTGCATTGCAAACTTGCAAGATCAACCACCAAATGAGGAACACTCCAATATTCCAATCTga